The Candidatus Nitrosotenuis cloacae genome contains a region encoding:
- the serB gene encoding phosphoserine phosphatase SerB, protein MLAIFDVEGVLFDAEYLPILAEKINKEKEIWEITRKGIQGVINWEEGLRTRVDALKGLSYETCKQVADDLPIMTGAKETCRVLKAAGWKILAVSGGFTIMTDRLKEELGLDYVYSNELIFKDGKLDGVDIHVTSDKAKSARIKIAEWKESHENIVVTVDGANDLTLFDICGLGVAFRAQDVVKEKADVIIEDKNLTHLIDLINKHYGLKLQLQTVA, encoded by the coding sequence TTGCTCGCAATTTTTGATGTGGAAGGAGTACTCTTTGACGCAGAATACCTTCCAATTCTTGCAGAAAAAATAAACAAGGAAAAAGAAATCTGGGAAATCACAAGAAAGGGAATCCAGGGAGTTATCAACTGGGAAGAGGGACTGAGAACCCGAGTCGACGCGCTAAAGGGACTAAGCTATGAGACATGCAAGCAAGTGGCAGACGACCTTCCAATCATGACTGGTGCAAAAGAGACGTGCCGCGTGCTAAAGGCTGCGGGGTGGAAGATTCTTGCAGTGTCTGGTGGATTCACAATAATGACTGACAGACTCAAAGAAGAACTCGGCCTAGACTATGTTTACTCAAACGAACTGATTTTCAAAGACGGCAAGCTTGACGGGGTGGACATCCACGTCACATCCGACAAGGCAAAGTCGGCGCGAATAAAAATTGCCGAATGGAAGGAGTCGCACGAAAACATTGTAGTCACCGTGGACGGGGCAAACGACCTGACGCTGTTTGACATATGCGGACTCGGAGTCGCATTCAGGGCGCAAGATGTGGTGAAAGAAAAGGCGGACGTCATAATTGAGGACAAAAACCTGACGCATCTAATAGATCTCATAAACAAGCACTATGGGCTCAAGCTGCAGCTTCAGACTGTAGCGTAG
- the cofE gene encoding coenzyme F420-0:L-glutamate ligase, with protein MEIVPVVVKKEIQRGDDLAKLFLSGFKGLQDGDVVVVSQKAVSKQEGRLVDLTQVIPSLLAVGIAAEYQKDPKLVEVILSEAHRIIRMDGGILITETRHGFVCANSGVDESNIPEGFASMLPADPDVSARDLRDKLHAASGKKIAVIISDTFGRPFREGQTNHAIGVAGMHTIEDYAGKKDVFDKTLRVTAIAHVDELAGAAELVMKKTRNCPFAVVRNYEFEFADAKIESLLRKKETDLFR; from the coding sequence TTGGAGATAGTTCCCGTCGTGGTAAAAAAAGAGATCCAGCGGGGGGATGACCTGGCAAAGCTGTTCCTGTCCGGCTTTAAGGGCCTTCAGGACGGGGACGTTGTAGTGGTATCTCAAAAAGCGGTATCAAAGCAGGAGGGGAGGCTGGTTGATCTTACGCAAGTCATTCCGTCGCTGCTTGCGGTGGGAATTGCGGCAGAATACCAAAAAGACCCAAAGCTTGTAGAGGTGATACTTTCTGAGGCGCATAGGATCATCAGAATGGATGGAGGCATACTGATCACGGAGACGCGACACGGCTTTGTGTGCGCAAACTCTGGCGTGGATGAGAGCAACATTCCGGAAGGCTTTGCCTCGATGCTCCCGGCGGATCCTGATGTATCAGCGCGTGATCTGAGGGACAAACTGCACGCTGCATCGGGCAAAAAGATTGCCGTGATTATATCTGACACCTTTGGCAGGCCGTTCCGCGAGGGCCAAACAAACCATGCAATTGGAGTTGCAGGAATGCATACAATTGAGGATTATGCGGGCAAAAAGGACGTCTTTGACAAGACGCTGCGTGTTACGGCGATTGCCCACGTGGACGAACTCGCAGGCGCCGCCGAGCTTGTGATGAAAAAAACTAGGAACTGCCCCTTTGCCGTGGTGCGCAATTATGAGTTTGAATTTGCCGACGCGAAGATCGAGTCGCTGCTCAGAAAAAAAGAGACTGATCTGTTCAGATAG
- a CDS encoding PHP-associated domain-containing protein encodes MDYIRAELHCHNSFSNFHVGEDEPPFDCNISIQEQLERARILGLGALFVTNHNTLNGYLEMLRYKNDHSKYGGIQIYPAEEITTDTGAHVIAYGISEEIRAGLPLEEVLDEIRRQDAISCAPHPFSLLDALREKAKLCDMVEVFNSNNVDIISNARATQFSLEHNKIGVAGSDSHVLSTLGRCVNLIESENSLDGTLYSLRHGLVTVRQTGYAQEKETLEHIKYKINNSKDYLAEYIRENYPHSQWLLTFLLKMYDANQNSYLWSLVYKLAVFLMKRVSRKINVLDHDPYVFRERNLSSMLKMAI; translated from the coding sequence TTGGATTATATTCGCGCAGAGCTACACTGCCACAACTCTTTTTCAAACTTTCACGTAGGTGAGGACGAGCCCCCGTTTGACTGCAACATATCCATCCAAGAGCAGCTGGAGCGAGCCAGAATTCTTGGCCTTGGAGCGCTGTTCGTGACAAATCACAACACGCTAAACGGATACCTGGAGATGCTGAGGTACAAGAACGACCACTCCAAGTATGGCGGAATACAAATCTATCCTGCCGAGGAGATAACCACCGATACCGGGGCGCACGTTATTGCTTATGGCATATCTGAGGAGATCCGAGCGGGCCTACCGCTTGAAGAGGTGCTTGACGAGATAAGGCGGCAGGATGCGATTTCATGCGCGCCGCACCCGTTCAGCCTGCTTGACGCGCTCCGAGAAAAGGCAAAACTCTGCGATATGGTGGAGGTGTTCAACAGCAACAACGTGGATATCATATCAAACGCGCGGGCCACCCAGTTCTCGCTGGAACATAACAAAATCGGCGTGGCAGGAAGCGACTCACACGTGCTTTCCACACTGGGTAGGTGTGTCAACCTGATAGAGTCGGAGAACTCCCTTGATGGCACACTGTATTCACTGAGGCACGGCCTGGTCACAGTCAGGCAGACCGGATATGCACAGGAAAAAGAGACACTTGAGCACATCAAATACAAGATAAATAACTCCAAGGACTATCTTGCAGAATACATCCGAGAAAACTATCCTCACTCGCAATGGCTGCTGACATTTCTCCTAAAGATGTATGACGCAAACCAGAACAGCTATCTCTGGTCTCTCGTGTACAAGCTTGCAGTGTTTCTGATGAAGCGCGTGTCGAGAAAAATCAACGTGCTTGATCATGACCCATATGTGTTCAGGGAGAGGAACCTCTCCAGCATGCTGAAAATGGCAATCTGA
- a CDS encoding sulfurtransferase TusA family protein encodes MSASAKKLDARGLFCPEPVFRTKIEIERMQVGDVLTVLADDPNAEEDISRWVKRNGHELLGLQKKDTELEFSIKKVK; translated from the coding sequence ATGAGTGCAAGCGCAAAGAAACTGGATGCTCGCGGATTGTTTTGCCCAGAGCCTGTATTTAGAACAAAAATTGAGATTGAGAGAATGCAGGTGGGAGACGTCCTGACTGTTCTTGCAGATGATCCAAACGCGGAAGAAGACATCTCCAGGTGGGTCAAGCGAAATGGCCACGAACTTTTGGGACTCCAAAAGAAAGACACCGAATTGGAATTCTCAATTAAAAAGGTGAAATAA
- a CDS encoding cysteine synthase family protein, protein MLKQIGNTPLVKLESLSNNKKSYFAKLEGHNPFGSVKDRAAYWMIKDAEERGRLKRGETIIIEPTSGNTGIALTGIANLLGYSVEIVIPEKASEETKKIISSLGAKLYETSDDLCPKVGSGTDQSIALATSIASSRPDKYFSPNQYSNEANFLGHYKGTGPEIWKQTEGKVTHFFTGVGTGGTVTGISAYLKEQNPKVKTIGVQPQQNHLIQGLRNFEESAKPDLFLRREKVVDDWITVTNEQAFAAVKEIFQKERMLVSPSSAAVYAGMKNYPIDEGYIVGIFADDGRKFKSLYAQQKIFTEAEFDAALKDAKYVSKIAYL, encoded by the coding sequence ATCCTAAAACAAATTGGAAACACTCCGCTGGTCAAACTCGAATCTCTATCAAATAACAAGAAATCATATTTTGCAAAATTGGAAGGTCACAACCCTTTTGGCTCAGTCAAGGACCGGGCCGCATACTGGATGATAAAGGACGCAGAGGAGCGCGGCAGGCTAAAGCGCGGCGAGACCATAATAATCGAGCCGACGTCTGGCAACACCGGAATAGCACTCACCGGAATTGCAAACCTGCTTGGCTACTCTGTGGAGATAGTCATACCTGAAAAGGCAAGCGAGGAGACAAAAAAGATAATCTCGTCCCTTGGCGCAAAGCTGTACGAGACAAGCGACGACCTGTGCCCGAAGGTGGGATCAGGAACCGACCAGAGCATCGCCCTTGCCACCTCGATTGCGTCATCAAGGCCTGACAAGTATTTTTCACCTAATCAGTATTCAAACGAGGCAAACTTCCTTGGGCACTACAAGGGAACCGGGCCTGAGATATGGAAGCAGACTGAGGGCAAGGTGACTCACTTTTTCACCGGCGTCGGCACCGGGGGAACCGTCACCGGAATCTCGGCATACCTAAAGGAACAAAACCCAAAGGTAAAGACAATCGGGGTGCAGCCGCAGCAAAACCACCTAATTCAGGGGCTGCGCAACTTTGAAGAATCTGCAAAGCCCGACCTGTTCCTGAGGCGAGAAAAGGTAGTTGACGACTGGATTACAGTCACAAACGAACAGGCATTTGCTGCAGTAAAGGAGATATTCCAAAAGGAAAGGATGCTCGTAAGCCCGTCGTCTGCGGCGGTGTATGCTGGAATGAAGAACTATCCTATTGACGAGGGATACATAGTGGGAATATTTGCAGATGATGGAAGGAAATTCAAGAGCCTGTATGCGCAGCAGAAGATATTCACAGAGGCCGAGTTCGACGCTGCACTAAAAGACGCAAAATACGTGTCAAAAATCGCTTATCTTTAG
- a CDS encoding response regulator has product MNILVAEDNVFTATQYTRVLEKNGHKVTIAKDGQECIEKYSSELSRSEFESLDKNPFDVVLLDNNMPRKSGVEVAKEILDKRPNQRIIFASAYDINSLLKSPGTIPESVEILEKPFSLNTMMSKIQA; this is encoded by the coding sequence TTGAACATACTTGTAGCAGAGGATAATGTGTTTACCGCCACACAGTACACTCGCGTGCTTGAGAAAAACGGCCACAAGGTGACGATCGCAAAGGACGGTCAGGAATGCATCGAAAAATACTCAAGCGAGCTGTCAAGGTCAGAGTTTGAGTCGCTAGACAAGAATCCATTTGACGTGGTTCTGCTGGACAACAACATGCCGAGAAAAAGCGGAGTGGAGGTTGCAAAGGAGATACTCGACAAAAGGCCGAACCAGCGCATCATATTTGCCTCCGCATACGACATCAACTCACTGTTAAAGTCACCCGGCACCATACCTGAAAGCGTCGAGATACTTGAAAAGCCGTTTTCGCTCAACACCATGATGAGCAAGATTCAGGCGTAG
- a CDS encoding sensor histidine kinase, with amino-acid sequence MLFGKTSFKISGTVGIIILLLGMTILFGMYQMSRVSNEIVNISQAYEPLQNILGEIRYHQASQADSFEKIRLGTAGDVVDGAKETFWSSNVMVKSSIQQGKRLAETGYSLASTDAAGANFKSMHEMLVKIEKTHAELEQLTKDTINSNPNDAVLLKQIALKETQLQEEVDAALAGIKKFNDESISAIEEYERVWLLVQIGIIMVVGAIALFMRHVISQISKDLKSEIDEKTRELQHANKKLQELDKMKDDFISIASHELKSPIQPIFGFAELAQSGDIDQKEAWDGVTALAKKLQGLATDVLDVTKIESNRLMLYRQRHRINEIISETCSMARTCLDKNVRIIEELDDDVEVEIDKGRIEQVLRNMLNNALKFTDSGIIRISTSVGKDELVVMVSDTGLGIPSEILPNIFGKFVTKGHERETQSGNGLGLFLCKGIIDAHGGRIAARNNRDGGATFEFTLPLAQKTVETLTN; translated from the coding sequence ATGTTGTTTGGTAAAACCAGCTTTAAGATCAGCGGTACCGTTGGGATAATCATATTACTTTTGGGAATGACGATTCTGTTTGGGATGTACCAGATGTCCCGAGTCAGCAACGAAATAGTCAACATATCACAAGCATACGAGCCGCTACAGAATATTCTAGGCGAGATAAGATATCACCAGGCAAGTCAGGCGGACAGCTTTGAGAAAATTCGTCTTGGAACTGCAGGCGATGTTGTGGATGGGGCAAAGGAGACGTTCTGGTCAAGCAACGTCATGGTAAAATCAAGCATACAGCAAGGAAAAAGACTGGCAGAGACAGGATACAGCCTGGCATCCACCGATGCAGCAGGTGCGAACTTTAAGAGTATGCACGAGATGCTAGTGAAAATAGAAAAGACCCACGCGGAGCTTGAACAACTTACAAAGGACACGATAAACTCAAATCCAAACGATGCGGTGCTGTTAAAGCAGATTGCACTAAAGGAAACGCAGTTGCAAGAAGAGGTGGACGCAGCTCTTGCAGGAATCAAAAAGTTCAACGACGAGTCAATTAGCGCAATAGAAGAGTACGAAAGGGTCTGGTTACTAGTCCAGATAGGCATTATAATGGTGGTAGGCGCCATAGCACTGTTCATGAGGCACGTCATCAGCCAGATCAGCAAGGATCTCAAAAGCGAGATTGACGAAAAGACGCGCGAGCTGCAGCATGCAAACAAAAAGCTGCAGGAGTTGGACAAGATGAAGGACGACTTTATCAGCATCGCCTCACACGAGTTGAAGAGCCCGATTCAGCCGATCTTCGGGTTTGCAGAGCTTGCCCAGTCAGGTGACATAGACCAGAAGGAGGCATGGGATGGGGTTACAGCGCTTGCAAAAAAGCTCCAGGGGCTGGCAACAGATGTGCTAGATGTGACCAAAATAGAGAGCAACCGCCTGATGCTATACAGACAGAGACACCGCATAAACGAGATAATCTCCGAGACATGCAGCATGGCAAGGACGTGTCTTGACAAAAACGTCAGGATAATCGAGGAGCTTGACGATGATGTGGAAGTCGAGATCGACAAGGGAAGAATTGAACAGGTATTGAGGAACATGCTAAACAACGCCCTCAAGTTTACAGATTCTGGAATAATCAGAATATCCACCAGCGTAGGCAAGGATGAGTTGGTAGTAATGGTAAGCGACACAGGCCTTGGAATACCAAGTGAGATCCTTCCCAACATATTTGGCAAGTTCGTCACAAAGGGACACGAGCGGGAGACGCAGAGTGGGAACGGCTTGGGGTTGTTCCTGTGCAAGGGCATAATCGACGCGCATGGAGGAAGAATTGCTGCAAGGAACAACAGGGATGGCGGCGCCACGTTTGAATTCACCCTGCCGCTTGCTCAAAAAACCGTGGAAACGCTAACCAATTAG
- the trxB gene encoding thioredoxin-disulfide reductase — protein sequence MMAADSGSSVLIEKEFPKSEKKKTTYDVIIIGAGPAGYTAGIYCSRAKHDTLILSGILPGGQLVNTTEVENYPGFENGIMGPDLMITMRKQTERMGTTIIDDEVVDVDFRHKPFKILTASEEYECRAVIIATGASPRKLGLQGEATFGGRGVSYCATCDGPFFRNQELIVVGGGDSAIEEATFLTKFASRVHLVHRKDQLRASKIMQERAFANSKIQFHWNSEVTDISGDQKVQKATLKNTKTNESATLNVGGIFVAVGHIPNTKVFENRVELDSQGYVVLKDHTKTSVEGVFAAGDVHDHRYRQAITAAGFGCMAAIDVDRYLTESK from the coding sequence ATGATGGCAGCAGACTCGGGCAGCTCCGTTCTAATTGAGAAGGAATTCCCAAAATCAGAAAAGAAAAAGACGACATACGATGTAATCATAATAGGTGCAGGTCCGGCAGGATACACTGCAGGAATTTATTGCTCGAGGGCAAAGCATGACACTTTGATATTATCAGGAATACTGCCAGGAGGGCAGCTGGTCAACACCACCGAGGTTGAGAACTATCCGGGGTTTGAGAACGGAATAATGGGGCCAGACCTCATGATCACGATGAGAAAGCAGACCGAGAGGATGGGCACCACCATCATCGACGACGAAGTAGTAGATGTTGATTTCAGACACAAGCCGTTTAAGATACTCACCGCGTCAGAGGAATACGAATGCAGGGCGGTAATAATTGCGACTGGCGCATCCCCAAGGAAGCTTGGGCTGCAGGGCGAGGCAACATTTGGAGGGCGCGGAGTCTCATACTGTGCAACATGCGACGGCCCATTCTTTAGAAATCAGGAACTAATAGTTGTGGGCGGCGGAGACTCTGCCATAGAGGAGGCAACGTTTCTCACAAAGTTCGCAAGCAGAGTCCACCTGGTGCACAGAAAGGACCAGCTGAGGGCAAGCAAGATAATGCAGGAGCGTGCGTTTGCAAACTCAAAGATCCAGTTCCACTGGAACAGCGAGGTGACGGACATTTCAGGCGATCAGAAGGTGCAAAAGGCGACTCTGAAGAACACCAAAACAAACGAAAGTGCCACGCTAAATGTCGGAGGCATATTTGTAGCAGTCGGACACATACCGAACACCAAGGTGTTTGAAAACAGAGTCGAGCTCGACTCTCAGGGGTACGTGGTGCTCAAGGACCACACAAAGACAAGTGTTGAGGGAGTGTTTGCCGCAGGCGACGTGCACGACCACAGGTACAGGCAGGCAATCACCGCAGCAGGCTTTGGATGCATGGCTGCAATAGATGTAGACAGATACCTGACTGAAAGCAAATAG
- a CDS encoding DUF6775 family putative metallopeptidase, with the protein MRIDKIFLYDEPSVPEIKLDKLSDFLEEVFCVKVVKRDSIFRNATSHTAEEIAASRIFNFRAQFEPHTPTPEEIRFEQESFEDSSKIENIVPYDGLELQNAVAGIIPEEEATLHNLHIAFTNRLTCTFDDGDYRYHGRALIGTNPSVISTTGIVEAPAKPRQYYLDLMANYSQGLNVDSIKDKYRGQYLEYHDQRLDKIVQGYCMQAVFYHIIGQPFCDLLDCRLHNAHWQRDLLYSQIEVGRICERHSTILSEWIALNNLNC; encoded by the coding sequence GTGAGAATAGACAAGATATTCCTTTATGACGAGCCATCTGTCCCAGAGATAAAGCTGGATAAGCTGTCAGATTTTTTGGAAGAGGTTTTTTGCGTCAAGGTAGTCAAACGGGACAGCATCTTCAGGAATGCAACAAGCCACACCGCAGAAGAGATTGCCGCAAGCAGGATATTCAACTTCAGGGCGCAGTTTGAGCCGCACACGCCAACGCCAGAAGAGATAAGGTTCGAGCAGGAAAGCTTTGAGGACTCATCCAAGATCGAAAACATCGTTCCATACGACGGACTGGAATTACAAAATGCAGTGGCAGGCATCATACCGGAGGAGGAGGCTACTCTGCACAACCTGCACATCGCATTTACAAACAGACTGACTTGCACATTTGACGACGGCGACTATAGGTACCACGGACGTGCGCTGATTGGAACCAACCCGTCAGTAATTTCCACCACGGGAATAGTCGAGGCGCCTGCAAAGCCAAGACAGTACTATTTGGATTTGATGGCAAACTACAGCCAGGGTCTTAATGTCGACTCGATAAAGGACAAGTACCGCGGCCAGTACCTCGAATACCACGACCAGAGACTCGACAAGATAGTGCAGGGATACTGCATGCAGGCAGTATTCTACCACATCATAGGCCAGCCGTTCTGCGACCTGCTGGACTGCAGGTTGCACAATGCTCACTGGCAGAGGGATCTGCTGTATTCCCAAATTGAGGTCGGCAGGATCTGCGAGAGGCACTCCACCATTCTCAGCGAGTGGATTGCCTTGAATAACTTAAATTGTTGA
- a CDS encoding sulfide-dependent adenosine diphosphate thiazole synthase, which translates to MQSTSIAEPTKIFAAAGEAEITRAIADEFFSVFTDRITSDVIIIGAGPAGLTAGRELSLMGYKVLIIEQNNYLGGGYWLGGYMMNPVTVRAPAQKIWDELGIPYKKVTDGLYITAGPHAVSKLIAATCDAGVKFLNLTKFDDLILKYGRVSGLVVNWMPVSALPRNITCVDPVALEAKMVIDASGHDSVAVKRLVDRKLVEWKGMNPMWVEDGEDKVVTHTGEVYPGLVIAGMSVTETHGLPRMGPTFGSMLFSGKRAAEITAAKLKELNRS; encoded by the coding sequence ATGCAGAGCACCTCAATTGCAGAGCCGACGAAAATCTTTGCGGCCGCAGGCGAAGCAGAGATCACACGAGCTATTGCAGATGAATTCTTTTCGGTATTTACAGACAGAATCACTTCGGATGTCATAATTATCGGGGCAGGACCGGCAGGACTCACGGCTGGCAGAGAGCTCTCACTTATGGGATACAAGGTACTGATAATCGAGCAGAACAACTACCTTGGTGGCGGCTACTGGCTTGGCGGGTACATGATGAATCCGGTAACGGTAAGAGCACCGGCTCAAAAGATATGGGACGAGCTTGGAATTCCTTACAAAAAGGTCACTGACGGCCTATACATAACGGCAGGCCCGCACGCAGTCTCAAAGCTGATTGCAGCTACATGCGATGCGGGAGTAAAGTTTCTCAATCTAACCAAATTTGACGACCTTATTCTAAAGTACGGCAGAGTCTCAGGACTTGTTGTGAACTGGATGCCAGTCTCTGCACTGCCAAGGAACATCACGTGTGTCGACCCGGTCGCACTGGAAGCAAAGATGGTAATTGACGCATCAGGTCACGACTCGGTCGCAGTAAAAAGACTAGTCGACAGAAAGCTCGTCGAGTGGAAGGGAATGAACCCGATGTGGGTAGAAGACGGCGAGGACAAAGTCGTCACGCACACAGGCGAGGTATACCCAGGACTTGTCATAGCAGGCATGTCCGTAACTGAAACCCACGGACTGCCAAGAATGGGTCCGACATTTGGCTCCATGTTGTTTTCTGGAAAAAGAGCTGCTGAAATCACCGCGGCAAAACTCAAGGAACTAAACAGAAGCTAG
- a CDS encoding nitrite/sulfite reductase: protein MPKINWARAEEAENFAKTVKLYRQGKMDADSFRRFRLQHGAYGTRMTDDYAMVRIKLPAGEVYPHQLEKLATLSEAFSIGSAHVSTRQNIQLHWVVLEDVSEILKALADVGLTSREACGNAVRNVMCSPLAGTCHEEQFDATPYALATAKFLLRNPMNQALPRKFKFNFTCCENHGMVRMVDVGLIPQIKTVDGKEQRGFKIFLGGGLGNKSFVGHQLEDFTPEEDLLYTSIATIRIFDRLGDRKNTARNRMRYLVDQMGWDQFKNLVLKERAVVRATQSVVVKLSVDNSPQKLAPVRISGSDGKSIPDGFSRWKKSNTYKQKQDGYYSVAITLEAGDVTASQLRVIAEIVREFSAEGTARTGFLQDILVRWVHESDLPRFYSRLLEVGLANPGALTMVHPIGCSGTTSCNLALTNSHRLAKEIQRKFIELKLDEDDDLRDSTIKISGCPNSCGQHEIATIGFFGGGGRNGKDMYPVYQMSIGGRSDGETMLGANVLRIPAKRVIPATLKVIEAFKADKKQGETLKSWIHKILTGHSDSQVKSLDDIKKILVPLTGAPSIESDKDFYADYGSDSSYHTRTGKGECAA from the coding sequence ATGCCCAAGATTAACTGGGCCCGGGCAGAGGAGGCAGAAAACTTTGCAAAGACCGTCAAGCTTTACAGGCAGGGCAAGATGGATGCCGACTCTTTTAGGAGATTTCGATTACAACACGGCGCGTATGGCACAAGGATGACTGATGACTATGCGATGGTCCGAATCAAGCTTCCCGCGGGCGAGGTGTATCCTCACCAACTGGAAAAGCTCGCAACTCTGAGCGAGGCATTTTCGATAGGCAGCGCTCACGTGTCCACAAGACAGAACATACAGCTTCACTGGGTCGTTCTGGAGGACGTGTCTGAGATCCTAAAGGCACTTGCAGATGTTGGCCTCACATCAAGGGAGGCATGCGGCAACGCGGTGCGAAACGTGATGTGCAGTCCTCTTGCAGGAACCTGCCATGAAGAACAGTTTGACGCAACCCCGTATGCACTGGCGACTGCAAAGTTTTTGCTGAGAAACCCGATGAACCAGGCGCTTCCAAGAAAGTTCAAGTTCAATTTCACATGCTGTGAAAACCACGGAATGGTAAGGATGGTCGACGTCGGCCTCATCCCGCAGATAAAGACGGTGGATGGTAAGGAGCAGCGCGGATTCAAGATATTTCTGGGCGGAGGGCTTGGGAACAAGTCGTTTGTCGGACACCAGTTGGAGGACTTTACACCAGAAGAGGATTTACTGTATACTTCGATTGCGACAATTAGGATATTTGACAGGCTGGGAGACCGCAAGAACACTGCAAGAAACAGGATGAGGTACCTTGTGGACCAGATGGGCTGGGACCAGTTCAAGAATCTCGTACTAAAAGAAAGGGCGGTGGTACGTGCAACGCAGTCTGTGGTGGTGAAGCTCAGCGTAGACAACAGTCCGCAAAAGCTTGCGCCTGTACGAATCTCTGGCTCTGATGGAAAATCAATCCCTGATGGATTCTCGAGGTGGAAGAAGAGCAACACGTACAAGCAAAAGCAGGACGGTTACTATTCCGTGGCAATCACACTTGAAGCAGGAGATGTCACTGCAAGTCAGCTCAGGGTGATTGCGGAAATTGTGCGCGAGTTTTCCGCAGAAGGCACTGCAAGGACGGGCTTTCTGCAGGACATTCTGGTCAGATGGGTTCACGAATCCGACCTGCCAAGATTTTACTCGCGATTACTTGAAGTGGGACTTGCAAATCCTGGCGCGCTGACTATGGTGCATCCAATTGGGTGCTCTGGGACAACCTCGTGCAACCTGGCGCTTACAAACTCGCACAGACTCGCAAAGGAGATACAGCGCAAGTTCATCGAACTCAAGCTTGACGAGGATGACGACCTGCGCGACTCTACAATCAAGATAAGCGGCTGCCCAAACTCTTGCGGACAGCACGAGATTGCGACAATCGGCTTTTTTGGAGGGGGCGGAAGAAACGGCAAGGACATGTATCCTGTTTATCAAATGTCAATAGGCGGAAGGTCTGACGGTGAGACGATGCTTGGGGCCAACGTGCTTAGAATCCCGGCAAAAAGGGTGATTCCTGCAACCCTGAAGGTGATTGAGGCATTCAAGGCGGACAAAAAACAGGGCGAGACACTCAAGTCGTGGATTCACAAGATCCTGACCGGTCACAGCGACTCGCAAGTAAAATCACTTGATGACATCAAGAAGATACTTGTACCTCTGACAGGCGCGCCGTCAATTGAATCCGACAAGGACTTTTATGCCGATTACGGAAGTGATTCCAGCTACCATACCAGAACTGGCAAGGGTGAGTGTGCTGCTTGA
- a CDS encoding sulfurtransferase → MSTRTTTDADSLRSEIRDNSVRVIDVRRKEDYQKDHIPKAVNLPLADLLSDDSPDRVLKMAQGFGIDDETRVVVYDDTFGALASRVAWTLQYLGHSDVSLLDMTYSNWKSLGLETDSKEASYDPKVHSVHLRPEIMATADYLEKAKDDKKVIVLDNRERLNYLEQHIPGAVNIPYRTLASDDRILRPKEDLRRILKNRGISEDSEIITYCGSVGTLSGLAYYALKSVEYPNVKLYVRSFKEWKGLNKPIVKQENANYWDLSAE, encoded by the coding sequence TTGAGCACACGCACAACCACTGATGCCGATTCGCTTCGCTCAGAAATACGTGACAACAGCGTCCGTGTTATAGATGTCCGAAGAAAGGAGGACTATCAGAAGGATCACATTCCAAAGGCGGTAAACCTGCCACTTGCGGATCTTTTGTCTGATGACAGCCCGGACAGGGTGCTAAAGATGGCACAGGGATTTGGAATCGACGACGAGACCCGCGTTGTAGTGTATGATGACACGTTTGGCGCGCTTGCATCGCGCGTTGCGTGGACACTGCAGTATCTTGGCCATTCCGACGTCTCACTACTTGATATGACTTATAGCAACTGGAAGTCGCTCGGCCTTGAGACCGACTCCAAGGAGGCATCATATGATCCAAAGGTGCATTCGGTGCACCTGAGGCCTGAGATAATGGCAACTGCAGACTATCTTGAGAAGGCAAAGGACGACAAAAAGGTAATCGTACTTGACAACAGGGAGCGACTGAACTACCTGGAACAACACATCCCAGGTGCAGTCAACATCCCCTACAGAACGCTTGCATCCGACGACAGGATACTGCGCCCAAAGGAAGACCTCAGGAGGATTCTCAAGAACAGGGGAATATCTGAGGACTCGGAAATCATAACTTATTGCGGCAGCGTCGGTACACTGTCTGGCCTTGCGTACTATGCGCTAAAGTCAGTCGAGTACCCAAACGTAAAGCTGTATGTGCGCTCATTCAAAGAGTGGAAGGGGCTCAACAAGCCGATAGTAAAGCAGGAAAATGCAAACTATTGGGATCTTTCTGCAGAGTAG